A region of the Chloroflexota bacterium genome:
CATCGCGTTTGGCGAAGGCGAAGAACCCAAGATCATTCGCGCCGCGGCGCAGATCGAAGAAGAAGAGATCGGCAAACCGATTCTGCTGGGCAATCGCCAGATGATCGAACAACGGATCAAAGAACTGGGTTTGGACTATCATCCGCAAATCGTTTCGCTCGCACGCGGCGACGAGAATGTAGAACGTTACGTCGAGGCGTACTACAAACTGCGCGCGCGCAAAGGGATCACGCGCGGCATGGCAGAGCGGATGATGTCGCGCCGCAATCACTTTGGTCCGATGATGGTGGAATTGGGCGATGCCGACGCGTTTGTGAGCGGCTTGACGTTCAACTATCCGGATGTGATTCGCCCCGCATTGCAAATTGTTCATACGCGTGAGGGTGTGAAAAAAGCGGCGGGGATGTACATCGTCATCACGCGCGATCAACGCGTCTTTTTCTTTACCGACGCGACCGTGAACATTGATCCGTCGTCCGAAGACCTTGCCGAGATCGCAATTCTCGCGGCGGACGCGGCAAAGGCGTTCGAGGTCGAACCGCGGATCGCGTTGTTGTCGTTCTCGAATTTCGGAAGCACACCACATCCGTCGTCGGACAAAGTGCGTTACGCGGTGCAGTTGGCGCGCGAAAGACGCCGCGACCTGCAAATTGATGGCGAGATGCAAGCGGACACAGCTGTGGTGCCGCAGATTCTGCAGGAACGGTACGCTTTCGCTCAGGTGCGGAATCCCAACGTGCTCGTGTTCCCCAGTCTCGAAGCGGCGAACATTGCGTACAAACTCGTGCGGCATCTCGGCGACGCAGAGATGATTGGTCCAATCCTGCTCGGGATGGGCAAGCCCATTCACGTGATTCAGCAGGGCGATGAAGTGAAAGATATTGTGAACATCGCCGCGCTTGCAGTGGTGGACGCGCAGCGGCAGTAGATTTTTTCGAGTGTTGGCGCGGATGTTCAATATCTGCGCCAGCACAAAACGGCTATTTTAGTAGGTGTTTAACGATTTGTGCCGCGTGGTCTTAGGACTATTCTCCCACTGGCGGAAAAAAATGAACCGTAGTATAATCCTGCCAGCGTAGAATTGTCGCTCGTTTTGGCGCGTGGTGCATCCGTCAAGTTTAGAACGCTAAAAGAAAGGGAATGGAGAAATCTTATGGCTACCAATCGCATCCGAATTGTTTTGATGTTGCTGGTCGCGGCGAGTCTCGTCGCGGTGTTTGGGCTTAGTCCCGCCTCGGCGGCGATTCAAGCGACCACGGTTACACCGACTGCGGTCAAGACCGCTGTTCCCGCGCAAGCCACGAAGACGATTACGCCAACCGTAGCCGCGCCGACGGCAACCAAAACAACAGAGCCGGCGGCGACCGCGACCAAGACATCCGTTCCAGCAGCGACCGCGACCAAGACATCCGTTCCGTCGGCAACCGCAACCAAGACTGTGACGGTGTCCGTGCCGACCGCGACAAAAACAATTACAGCAGTTGTCCCAACGAAAACGATTACACCGACCAAGGTTGTGGTTGCGACGGCAACCGTAACACCCACCAAGGTTGTTACGCCAACCGCTACGCGTACAGCAACAGCGACTCCGACCATAGTCCTTCGTGCGCCGCGCGCCGGTACGGTCTCCTCGCTTTCGACATCATTCGCTCTGCAAAACATGGATCCAAGTACAACGGCGAATATCAGTTCGACATTTTATGATGTGACCGGGACCGCAGTGTCTGTTGTGAACAAAACGGCAAGTCCATATCGGAGTGTGACGATAGATCAAAGATCTGCTGGCGGTGGGTTGGACTCGTATGCCAGTTTTCAGGGCTCGGTAGTAGTGAGTTCAACCACACAGTTGGCGGCAGTGGTGAATCAATATGCAGGAAACTCAGTTACGTTGGGCAGTGATTTCCGTTCCGACAGTTACAACGGAACCTCAAGTACACAAGCCTCTACAAGCGTGTTATTGCCGCAATTATTGAGGAACGTCACAGATGCTACCCAACAAAAAACGTACAACTCAACAATCGCAATCCAAAACACCAGTTCCACTACAAGTGCCAATGTCGCAATCACCTACACAAATGTTTTTACGCCAACTCCTCCCTATGTTCATAGTGGGATTTCAATCCCACCGGGCTCTGCGGTTTTCATTGATATGATGACGGAAACTTTCCCGGCCTCTTTCCTTGGCCCGAATGGCATATCATTTGGCTCAGCTACCATTACCTCAAACCAGAATGTAGCTGTAGTGGTGAATCAGAACGCAGCCGGTGCTCTCTTGGTCTATCGAGGTTTTACGAGTGCCGATGGAGGCAATTCTTTAATTGTGACACAAGCACTCACGAATGTCTTTGACACCGGGCAACAGCTTAACTATGGTTCAGCAGTCGAAGGAATGACCGTAAATGGAGGTTCGACGGTAGTCACTGTGGATTACACCAACCTTTGGGGAACAACCAAGACATGTACGCTTCCTGCAGGAGCCACTTTCCGGGTGGATTTCCGTCCTGGAAATTGGCCTGCCGGCTGCACGCCTCCCGTAAACGGACTTGGGCAATACTTTGGATCTGTCAAGTTCACCGCAAGCACACCCATTGTTGCGCTCAGTAACCTGCAGAGTGATTATAGTGTTACCAAAGGGATCCGCGCAAGTACGTCGCGTGCGTTTGTAACCACAGGAACAACAACAACGGGATATGCTCCCTTGCTGATGAGAGATTATTTTGATGTGGGGACGAATGTCACTTGGGGAACTGCCCTGGAAGGAAAACTGCTTTCGGGTACGGGGCTGGTAACGATCAACTATTATTTCTCCGATGGGACAACCGCAAGCGATACATACACGGCTGGCGCTGACCAAATCTTCCGTTTTGATCAGCGTTCTGGGTCAGTCTTCGGTTCGGGCAAGAGTGCTTCGGCCGTTATAACTTCGGCACAACCGTTTGTGTTTACCGTGAACGCTCAAGGAACTAGCGCCACGCTCGGAGATGCACTTACGGTTTATATGAGTCAGTAAACAATTGGTTCTTGTTGACGGATATAGAGCTGGCTGTGTGTGGGTACAGCCAGCTCTTTTTTGATTGTTGGCGCGACTGACGTCTCCGCCCAGATTACCTCTGTCGCAATTTGACGGGTTATACGGTTGTGTATCCGGTAATGAGTGCGCGTCAAAGTTTTGCATCTCCCGATCGGCGGGATGGTTGGAAGAGCGCGCGCCCGATCGGCGAGTGACGCCACGGATGATTCGTGGCTGGACGCTGGGTCTGGGTAGCACCCAGGTCTGCGGTGGGCGCGGTCATGAGTGTCACACCCTCGGGTACGGGCGTGGTGCTCACACTGATATTGGCAATGACCGGTGGAGCCATGGTCGGTGTTTTGTCCACCGGGGATAGGGGGCTAACGACGTTTGACGTTTTTGAAATCGGTGCCGGTGCGCCGTCCGCACTTCTCGGCGTAATTGGGTCATGATTTGCGGCCAGGCTTCGTCCCAGCGATCACTGCACGCAATGTTCCGCAGCGCCAACAGCGGATCCACATGCGGGCGCGCCCAATGCATGCCCGCGCCCTTCGGCCGCGCTTCGACCACCAGTTTGTTGCCGCTTTCCACACTGCCACTGCCAATCGGATACCCGAGTTGTTGAAAACGTGCATACTCGATATGCGCCCGCCGTTTGTCCAAGTAACCCAAACTGGTTTCTAGGGTGGCGAGGGTCGCACCATCGCCGGGTCCCACCACCTGGGTCTGGCGTTGCAACTCGCGTATTTGGTCGAGCACCTGATCGGGCGAACCATGTTTGAGTTCGTGCAACGTCGCCTCCCGCCAGGTTTTACTTTGCTCGCTCCCTTCGCCCCAAACGGCCTCTCCCGCCGCAGTCACATACCCGCCGGCATGACGAAAATTTAAAATCCGCACGGCATCCCGCCGATGTAGATCGACAAAACCTTGTTCCCATTCTGCCCCATCGGTCACCGCGCACACCTGTTTCGCGGTTTCGGTCCCGCGGCGCTGGGTCTCGACCAGAGCGAGCCGCCCAAAGGTGTCTGCATCCGCCAATCGCGAAAAGTAACTCAAGTCGGTGCTGTGCACGACGGTCTCTCCGTTTTTCGCATCCGTCACCGGCGGTTGCACGACGCCCACCCCCAAGGTCTTGACTTCAGCCCATTCGCGATGGACCAGCCGCACGAAGGCTCCATCCACACTGAGGAGTTGCACCGCGGGTCCGTCGGGTGGGGCGGGCGTGGTGCGCTCCAGGTGTTCCACCTGCTCGGTCTGCACGGTCACGTAGGCGGCTCCGGCGGCTTCGGTATTCCGCCGCACCGTCGCCTCGGTCAGATGGACCCGGTTGAAAAAGCGTAGTTCTTTCACCGCGCGCCCAAACGGCATCCAGGTGCCTAGGTGAACCAAACTTTCCTTTAACGCAGGCGTGAGCCGTCCGGGTAAAAGTTGGAGTTCGTCATCGAGGGGGAAAAATCCCCCATTGACACTGGGGGCAAACGGCATAACTGCGTTTCAATGCAATTGTCTGGTCATGGTTGGTGAGTAACTCCCGCGTGGGGTGTCCACGCAGTTCCATCGGCGTCCCGCACTGCGGACCCACCGGACGTTCCTGTTCGGTCGCCGTCGTCAAATCCGCGACCCGACTCACCAGCGCGGCATCTTCCAACATGCGGGCGCGTAACCGAGCCAACCGTTCATCGAGCGCTGTTTCGATTTCTTGAAAAGTGGCGCGAGGATGTTGAATCCGCCACTCCTTCATTTGGGTAATGACTTCGTCACTCAAGGCATGCCAGCGGGCGTCCAAGTCCTCAATCTTCATCGGTTCCTCCGATCGTCGGTATAAATTGGATTCTACCGTATCTCTTATCCAATGTCACTACCCGTGCAAAACTTTGACGCGCACTCCAACTTCGAGTTGACAGACAGACCACCTATGGTAAAATCACGTAGCACGAAATTCGAGATCCTTTTCTTTTTTCAAGATACATTGTATGAAGAGACTAGATGGTTTTAATGTTCAAGAGCGCGAGGACGCATCTTCTATCTCGGAAACAAATGACAAGTTGCCGGGAAAATGGGTGTTGAATATTCATCCGTCGAAGGGTTATGTGCCGATTAACCTTCGCGATTTGTGGAATTACAGAGAGTTGCTCTATTTTTTGATTTGGCGCGATATCAAAGTCCGTTACAAACAAACAGCACTTGGGGTGGTGTGGGCAATCCTGCAACCGTTTTTGACTATGGTCGCCTTCAGCATTTTTTTGGGACATCTGGCTGGGGTGCCTTCTGAAGGGGTACCCTATCCTATCTTTACATTTACTGCATTACTCCCCTGGCAACTCTTTGCTCAAGCATTTATCCATTCAGGAAACAGTCTTGTCGCGAACCAACATCTGATCACCAAAGTTTATTTTCCCCGCCTAGTCATTCCAATTGCCGCTGTGTTAGGAGGACTAGTCGATTTCGCGATTGCGTTTGTTGTCCTGCTAGGAATGCTAATCTATTTTGGAATCATGCCTACAGTTGCAATCCTCACTCTTCCCCTTTTTATCCTGCTCGCGCTGGCGACTGCGTTGGCAGTTGGATTATGGCTTTCAGCTTTGAATGTAGAATATCGCGATGTTAGACATCTTACTCCTTTTCTAGTTCAATTTTGGCTCTTTGTTACTCCGGTTGCCTATCCCAGCAGTCTAATTCCAAAAGAGTGGCAAGTTTGGTATAGTTTAAATCCAATGACCGGGGTGATTGAGGGTTTTCGAATGGCGCTTCTAGGTAAGACCGAATGGCTGAGCTCTTCAATCCTCGTTTCGACAATCGTTGTTGCGCTTTTGTTGATCAGCGGGTTGGCGTACTTTAGGCGAATGGAGAAAACTTTTGCAGATGTGGTATGACACGTGAGTAGTATCGCGATTCACGTTGAGAACCTGGGCAAGCAATATCGGATTGGACAACGCGAGCGATCTGAAACTTTGCGGGATGCGTTGGTTCAATTGTTTGACAGTCCGCGTCGTAAATTTAACGCCTGGCGACAGCGTATTGCTTTCGACGAAACAACGTGGATTTGGGCGCTCCACAATGTATCCTTCGAGGTTCATCATGGTGAGGCAATCGGCATTATCGGCAGAAACGGCGCCGGCAAAACCACCCTGCTAAAAATTCTTGCGCGTATTACAGAGCCCACGGAAGGATCTGTCCAAATTCGTGGGCGCATTGGTTCTCTTCTCGAAGTAGGAACAGGATTTCATCCTGAACTTACGG
Encoded here:
- a CDS encoding ABC transporter permease, with amino-acid sequence MKRLDGFNVQEREDASSISETNDKLPGKWVLNIHPSKGYVPINLRDLWNYRELLYFLIWRDIKVRYKQTALGVVWAILQPFLTMVAFSIFLGHLAGVPSEGVPYPIFTFTALLPWQLFAQAFIHSGNSLVANQHLITKVYFPRLVIPIAAVLGGLVDFAIAFVVLLGMLIYFGIMPTVAILTLPLFILLALATALAVGLWLSALNVEYRDVRHLTPFLVQFWLFVTPVAYPSSLIPKEWQVWYSLNPMTGVIEGFRMALLGKTEWLSSSILVSTIVVALLLISGLAYFRRMEKTFADVV